The following proteins are co-located in the Pseudomonas sp. ATCC 13867 genome:
- a CDS encoding c-type cytochrome, translated as MKKLLFAAIVAALASSAQAAQDPEAVFNRACGACHNGQLPMAPKKGDAAAWKLRLDKGMDTLVQHVTNGFNAMPPHGLCTDCSAEDYQAIIQWMSR; from the coding sequence ATGAAGAAACTGCTGTTCGCAGCCATCGTTGCCGCGCTGGCTTCCAGCGCCCAGGCGGCCCAGGATCCGGAAGCCGTGTTCAACCGAGCGTGTGGCGCCTGCCACAATGGTCAGTTGCCGATGGCGCCGAAGAAGGGCGACGCCGCCGCGTGGAAACTGCGCCTGGACAAGGGCATGGACACGCTGGTGCAACACGTGACCAACGGTTTCAACGCGATGCCGCCTCACGGCCTGTGCACCGACTGCAGCGCCGAGGATTACCAGGCCATTATCCAATGGATGTCCAGGTAA
- a CDS encoding NAD-dependent epimerase/dehydratase family protein: MKLLVTGAAGFIGFHTARRLCREGHEVVGIDNLNDYYSVELKLARLALLRQQRNFRFERLDIADAPVLAALFQREGFDRVIHLAAQAGVRYSLENPQVYADANLSGFVNLLEGCRHARVGHLVYASSSSVYGMSSRMPFSTDAAVDQPVSLYAATKRANELMAHTYAHLYRLPLTGLRFFTVYGPWGRPDMALFKFTRAILEGRPIEIYNNGEMSRDFTYIDDVVEGLLRIQDRPPEPGEHGEAPVALYNIGRGEPVRLLDMVECVECALGRRAVRHYLPLQPGDVLQTWADVEALAQRTGFRPATPLQSGVERFVHWYREFHAVEEPCAGAA; encoded by the coding sequence GTGAAGCTGCTGGTCACCGGCGCCGCCGGGTTCATCGGCTTCCACACCGCCCGGCGTTTGTGCCGTGAAGGGCATGAGGTGGTCGGTATCGACAATCTCAACGACTACTACAGCGTCGAGCTCAAGCTGGCCCGCCTGGCGCTTCTGCGGCAGCAGCGCAACTTTCGTTTCGAACGCCTGGACATCGCCGATGCGCCGGTCCTGGCTGCGTTGTTCCAGCGCGAAGGCTTCGATAGGGTGATCCACCTGGCCGCCCAGGCCGGCGTGCGCTACTCGCTGGAGAACCCGCAGGTCTACGCCGACGCCAACCTCAGCGGCTTCGTCAACCTGCTCGAAGGCTGCCGCCACGCGCGGGTCGGCCATCTGGTGTACGCCTCCAGCAGCTCGGTGTACGGCATGAGCAGCCGCATGCCGTTCAGCACCGATGCGGCGGTGGACCAGCCGGTGTCGCTCTATGCCGCCACCAAGCGCGCCAACGAGCTGATGGCGCACACCTACGCGCACCTCTATCGCCTGCCGCTTACCGGCTTGCGCTTCTTCACCGTGTACGGCCCCTGGGGACGCCCGGACATGGCGCTGTTCAAGTTCACCCGGGCGATTCTCGAAGGCCGGCCCATCGAGATCTACAACAACGGTGAGATGTCCCGCGACTTCACCTACATCGATGATGTGGTGGAGGGACTGCTGCGCATCCAGGACCGTCCGCCCGAACCGGGTGAGCACGGCGAGGCGCCGGTGGCGCTCTACAACATCGGCCGGGGTGAGCCGGTGCGTCTGCTCGACATGGTGGAGTGCGTCGAATGCGCGCTGGGCCGCCGGGCCGTCCGCCACTATCTGCCGCTGCAGCCGGGTGATGTGCTGCAGACCTGGGCCGACGTCGAGGCGCTGGCGCAGCGCACCGGCTTCCGTCCGGCGACGCCGCTGCAGAGCGGGGTCGAGCGTTTCGTCCATTGGTACCGCGAGTTCCATGCGGTGGAAGAGCCCTGCGCCGGCGCGGCGTGA
- a CDS encoding glycosyltransferase family 2 protein has product MTHSPCVSVLIPARNEAENLPGLLDEVRLALAGEAFEVIVVDDGSSDATRAVLQGLQQDGYAELRVLVHARSLGQSTSIYHAAEAARGHWLATLDGDGQNDPADIPGMLALVRAADCPAGLKLIAGHRVKRQDSASKRWASRFANRLRGRLLRDQTPDTGCGLKLIEREAFLRLPYFDHMHRFIPALIQRHQGVMRVHPVNHRPRHAGVSKYGNLDRALVGILDLFGVWWLIRRTRLDAVPHELGR; this is encoded by the coding sequence ATGACCCACAGCCCTTGCGTGTCGGTGCTGATTCCGGCCAGGAATGAAGCGGAGAACCTGCCCGGACTTCTCGACGAGGTCCGCCTGGCCCTGGCCGGCGAGGCATTCGAAGTCATCGTGGTCGACGACGGCAGCAGCGATGCCACCCGCGCCGTGCTGCAGGGCCTGCAACAGGATGGCTACGCCGAGCTGCGGGTGCTGGTTCACGCGCGTTCGCTGGGCCAGAGCACGTCCATCTACCACGCCGCCGAAGCCGCTCGCGGCCATTGGCTGGCGACCCTGGACGGCGACGGGCAGAACGATCCGGCGGACATCCCCGGCATGCTCGCCCTGGTGCGCGCCGCCGACTGCCCCGCAGGCCTCAAGCTGATCGCCGGGCATCGCGTGAAGCGCCAGGACAGCGCCAGCAAGCGCTGGGCCTCGCGCTTCGCCAATCGCCTGCGCGGGCGCCTGTTGCGCGACCAGACCCCGGACACTGGCTGCGGCCTGAAGCTGATCGAGCGCGAAGCCTTCCTGCGTCTGCCGTACTTCGACCACATGCACCGTTTCATCCCGGCGCTGATCCAGCGTCACCAGGGCGTCATGCGCGTGCATCCGGTGAACCACCGGCCGCGCCACGCCGGGGTGTCCAAGTACGGCAACCTTGACCGTGCTCTGGTAGGCATCCTCGATCTGTTCGGCGTCTGGTGGCTGATCCGCCGCACGCGCCTGGATGCCGTTCCCCACGAACTGGGGCGCTGA
- a CDS encoding GGDEF domain-containing protein: protein MSREGEPRWKQKYLDNLEQQEKLERRWSARVDLLRRGLVRSSLAAEGSDKAVDACMKELREVLRRDEMDAGLSRLIPQLERAVLDSEQRRQQRVEQNVAALSQLAQQLLALDLPGDVRKPLKQFAKDIAARASTSRELPALLGELSGLQRRALEHFDTGNEQRPGFLQRLFGGREAAADALEPALTVTTAVAGAPLADTVALDEAVAVQAESLAPAPAPAPAPAPAPAPAPAPVAVEPVIEPVTAAVEPLTTESPVVSPAGAPEPALLDSLPLPPGLFGEPADAADRYALPPRPEPGYSAVAPHIEASLLHLLDEMRLPSTHQPQADALRTRIHGSLNWYELVPVLDDLAVLVLSLNDCGQREFEGYLYQLNERLGAFLDGLQAVHDNHAGASSSARDLDDALREQVSGLKESVLEATDLEGLKRHVESRLQGLVGTMDRFREEREAREREVGERIQSLMTRVASMEEEARTFKASIEDQRQKAMTDALTGLPNRAALTERLELEVSRWQRYGGDLLLAVLDVDHFKRINDDFGHLAGDKVLKIIAAELSKRLRNTDFIARYGGEEFVVLLPSTPLDGGERLLEALRGAVEACPFHFKGERLVITCSAGLTAFRADERSDAVFERADQALYRAKRGGRNRLEVD, encoded by the coding sequence ATGAGTCGGGAAGGCGAACCGCGCTGGAAACAGAAGTACCTCGACAATCTCGAACAGCAGGAAAAACTCGAGCGGCGCTGGAGCGCCCGCGTCGACCTGCTGCGCCGTGGCCTGGTGCGCAGCAGCCTGGCCGCCGAAGGCAGCGACAAGGCGGTGGACGCCTGCATGAAGGAGCTGCGCGAGGTGCTACGCCGCGACGAGATGGATGCCGGTCTGTCGCGCCTGATCCCGCAGCTGGAAAGGGCGGTGCTCGATTCCGAGCAGCGTCGTCAGCAGCGCGTCGAGCAGAACGTCGCGGCATTGTCCCAGCTCGCCCAGCAACTGCTGGCGCTCGATCTGCCGGGAGACGTGCGCAAGCCGCTCAAGCAGTTCGCCAAGGACATCGCCGCACGGGCCAGCACCTCCCGCGAACTGCCGGCCCTGCTCGGCGAACTGAGCGGCCTGCAGCGGCGTGCGCTGGAGCATTTCGACACGGGCAATGAGCAGCGCCCCGGTTTCCTGCAGCGCCTGTTCGGCGGGCGTGAAGCGGCTGCCGATGCGCTGGAGCCGGCGTTGACTGTGACGACCGCCGTGGCCGGTGCGCCGTTGGCCGACACGGTGGCGCTGGACGAGGCCGTGGCCGTCCAGGCCGAATCCCTGGCACCCGCACCCGCACCCGCACCCGCACCCGCACCCGCACCCGCACCCGCACCCGCACCTGTAGCAGTCGAGCCCGTCATCGAGCCGGTGACTGCGGCAGTCGAACCGCTGACGACCGAGTCGCCGGTCGTTTCTCCCGCCGGGGCGCCCGAGCCGGCCCTGCTCGACAGCCTGCCATTGCCCCCCGGCCTGTTCGGCGAACCGGCCGACGCCGCCGACCGCTACGCCTTGCCGCCGCGCCCGGAGCCGGGCTACAGCGCCGTCGCGCCGCATATCGAAGCCAGCCTGCTGCACCTGCTGGACGAGATGCGCCTGCCGTCTACCCACCAGCCCCAGGCCGATGCCCTGCGCACGCGCATTCATGGCAGTCTGAACTGGTACGAGCTGGTCCCGGTGCTGGATGACCTGGCGGTGCTAGTGCTGTCGCTCAACGACTGCGGCCAGCGCGAGTTCGAAGGCTACCTGTACCAGCTCAACGAGCGCCTGGGCGCCTTCCTCGACGGGCTGCAGGCGGTCCACGACAACCATGCCGGCGCAAGTTCCAGCGCCCGCGACCTGGACGACGCGCTGCGCGAGCAGGTCAGCGGCCTGAAGGAAAGCGTGCTGGAAGCCACCGACCTGGAAGGCCTCAAGCGTCATGTGGAAAGCCGCCTGCAAGGGCTGGTCGGCACGATGGACCGGTTCCGCGAGGAGCGCGAAGCCCGCGAGCGCGAGGTGGGCGAGCGCATCCAGTCGCTGATGACGCGGGTGGCGAGCATGGAAGAAGAGGCGCGGACCTTCAAAGCCAGCATCGAGGACCAGCGCCAGAAGGCCATGACCGACGCGCTCACCGGCCTGCCCAACCGCGCCGCCTTGACCGAGCGCCTGGAACTGGAAGTCTCGCGCTGGCAGCGCTACGGCGGCGACCTGCTGCTGGCGGTCCTGGACGTGGACCACTTCAAGCGCATCAACGACGACTTTGGTCATCTGGCCGGCGACAAGGTGCTGAAGATCATCGCCGCGGAGCTCTCCAAACGCCTGCGCAATACCGACTTCATCGCTCGCTATGGCGGCGAGGAGTTCGTCGTGCTGCTGCCCTCGACGCCCCTGGACGGCGGCGAGCGGTTGCTCGAAGCGCTGCGCGGCGCAGTGGAAGCCTGCCCGTTCCATTTCAAGGGCGAACGCCTGGTGATTACCTGTTCCGCGGGCCTGACCGCCTTCCGCGCCGATGAGCGCAGCGACGCGGTCTTCGAACGGGCCGACCAGGCGCTGTATCGCGCCAAGCGTGGCGGCCGCAATCGGCTGGAAGTGGACTGA
- a CDS encoding thiol:disulfide interchange protein DsbA/DsbL, giving the protein MRNLIFTAALAFAGLFAVNANAAEFEAGKNYTELSQAVPVSQPGKIEVVELFWYGCPHCYAFEPTINPWVEKLPEDVHFVRVPAMFGGLWNIHGQLFLTLESMGVEQKVHHAIFEKLHNSPKGLTTPEEMADFVAEQGVDKDKFLSTYNSFAIKGQIEKAKKLAMAYQISGVPTMVVNGKYRFDIGSAGSPDAALELADQLIAKERASAKAAQ; this is encoded by the coding sequence ATGCGTAACCTGATTTTCACCGCCGCGCTGGCCTTCGCCGGCCTGTTCGCTGTCAACGCGAATGCCGCCGAGTTCGAAGCCGGCAAGAACTACACCGAGCTGAGCCAGGCCGTGCCGGTCTCCCAGCCGGGCAAGATCGAGGTGGTGGAGTTGTTCTGGTACGGCTGCCCGCACTGCTATGCCTTCGAGCCGACCATCAATCCCTGGGTCGAGAAGCTGCCCGAAGACGTGCATTTCGTGCGTGTCCCCGCCATGTTCGGCGGCCTGTGGAACATTCACGGCCAACTGTTCCTGACCCTGGAATCGATGGGCGTGGAGCAGAAGGTCCATCACGCGATCTTCGAAAAACTGCACAACAGCCCCAAGGGCCTGACCACTCCGGAAGAAATGGCTGATTTCGTCGCCGAGCAGGGCGTGGACAAGGACAAGTTCCTCAGCACCTACAACTCCTTCGCCATCAAGGGCCAGATCGAGAAGGCCAAGAAGCTGGCGATGGCCTACCAGATCAGCGGCGTACCGACGATGGTCGTCAACGGCAAGTACCGCTTCGACATCGGTTCGGCCGGCAGCCCGGACGCCGCCCTGGAGCTGGCCGACCAACTGATCGCCAAGGAGCGCGCCTCCGCCAAGGCCGCTCAGTAA
- a CDS encoding c-type cytochrome — translation MNKLIVSLLLTLGLTGVAHAAGDAKAGQAKAAVCGACHGADGNSMAPNFPKLAGQGERYLLKQMHDIKDGKRTVLEMTGLLTNLSDEDLADISAYFASQNPSVGMADPKLVAQGEALFRGGKLTEGMPACTGCHNPAGQGNAEAGFPHLGGQHAAYTAKQLTAFREGERTNDGDAMIMRSIAAKLSNKDIAAISSYIEGLH, via the coding sequence ATGAACAAATTGATCGTGAGTCTGCTGTTGACCCTGGGCCTTACCGGTGTTGCGCACGCCGCTGGCGATGCCAAGGCCGGTCAGGCGAAAGCTGCTGTATGTGGTGCCTGCCACGGCGCCGATGGCAACAGCATGGCGCCGAACTTCCCGAAACTGGCCGGCCAGGGTGAACGTTACCTGCTCAAGCAGATGCACGACATCAAGGATGGCAAACGCACCGTTCTGGAAATGACCGGCCTGCTGACCAACCTGAGCGATGAGGATCTGGCTGACATCTCTGCCTACTTCGCCAGCCAGAACCCGAGCGTCGGCATGGCCGATCCCAAGCTGGTCGCCCAGGGCGAAGCCCTGTTCCGCGGCGGCAAGCTCACCGAAGGCATGCCGGCCTGCACCGGTTGCCACAACCCGGCTGGCCAGGGCAACGCCGAAGCCGGCTTCCCGCACCTGGGTGGCCAGCACGCGGCCTACACCGCCAAGCAGCTGACCGCCTTCCGCGAAGGCGAGCGCACCAACGACGGCGACGCCATGATCATGCGCAGCATCGCCGCCAAGCTGTCCAACAAGGACATCGCGGCGATCTCCAGCTATATCGAAGGCCTGCACTAA
- a CDS encoding endonuclease/exonuclease/phosphatase family protein, whose protein sequence is MLRRRSRERVASACTARVNPDHQCVSGLPEDGRLRLLSFNIQVGISTERYRHYLTRGWQHLLPAAGRASNLQRIGELLADYDVVALQEADGGSIRSGNINQVEHLAHLGDFPYWYQQLNRNLGRIAQHSNGLLSRLQPTALEDHPLPGPPGRGAILMRFGDGDDALAVVMMHLALGARTRTRQLAYIRELLQGYRHQVLMGDMNTHATDLLESSPLRDLGLVAPQVEATFPSWRPQRCLDHILLSSELALERVSVLPQPISDHLPVAVEIRLPDALRTASSLVLRGEAVE, encoded by the coding sequence ATGCTGCGCCGGCGGAGTCGCGAGCGCGTTGCGAGTGCCTGCACCGCACGCGTCAATCCCGATCACCAGTGCGTGTCGGGGCTGCCCGAGGATGGCCGTCTCCGCCTGCTCAGCTTCAACATTCAGGTTGGCATCAGTACCGAGCGTTACCGTCATTACCTGACGCGCGGCTGGCAGCACCTGTTGCCGGCCGCGGGCCGTGCCAGCAACCTGCAGCGCATTGGCGAACTGCTTGCCGACTATGACGTGGTCGCGTTGCAGGAGGCCGACGGCGGCAGCATCCGCTCCGGCAATATCAATCAGGTCGAGCACCTGGCCCATCTCGGGGACTTCCCCTACTGGTACCAGCAGCTCAACCGCAATCTCGGGCGCATCGCCCAGCACAGCAACGGCCTGCTCAGCCGTTTGCAACCCACCGCCCTGGAAGACCATCCGCTGCCCGGCCCGCCCGGGCGCGGCGCGATCCTCATGCGCTTCGGCGACGGCGACGATGCCCTTGCCGTGGTGATGATGCACCTGGCCCTGGGCGCGCGCACCCGCACCCGCCAGCTCGCCTACATCCGCGAGCTGCTGCAGGGCTACCGCCACCAGGTGCTGATGGGCGACATGAACACCCATGCCACCGATTTGCTGGAAAGCTCGCCCCTGCGTGACCTGGGGCTGGTCGCGCCGCAGGTCGAGGCGACCTTCCCCAGTTGGCGCCCGCAGCGTTGCCTGGACCACATCCTGCTCAGTTCCGAGCTGGCGCTGGAGCGCGTCAGTGTCCTGCCGCAACCGATTTCCGACCACCTGCCCGTGGCCGTGGAAATCCGCCTGCCGGATGCCTTGCGCACGGCCTCGTCGCTCGTCTTGCGCGGCGAGGCTGTCGAATGA
- a CDS encoding DeoR/GlpR family DNA-binding transcription regulator, which translates to MSKRNTPQRRHDILALLAEQGEVSVDDLARRFATSEVTIRKDLAALEGNGLLLRRYGGAVPMPHELIAEPSQPLSRYKQAIARAAATCIREHARIIIDSGSTTAALIPELGRKPGLVVMTNSLSVANALRELEREPVLLMTGGTWDPHSESFQGQVAEQVLRSYDFDQLFIGATGLDLERGTTTFNELLGLSRVMAEVAREVIVMAEADKLGRRIPNLELPWSSVQTLITDERLSDEAFELIQARGVKVIRARCED; encoded by the coding sequence ATGTCGAAACGCAACACGCCGCAACGCCGCCACGACATCCTGGCGCTGCTCGCCGAACAGGGCGAGGTGAGCGTGGACGATCTCGCCCGGCGTTTCGCCACCTCCGAAGTGACCATCCGCAAGGACCTGGCAGCGCTGGAAGGCAACGGCCTGCTGCTGCGCCGCTACGGCGGTGCGGTGCCGATGCCCCACGAGCTGATCGCCGAGCCGAGCCAGCCGCTGTCGCGCTACAAGCAGGCCATCGCTCGCGCGGCGGCGACCTGCATCCGCGAACACGCGCGGATCATCATCGACAGCGGCAGCACCACCGCCGCGCTGATCCCCGAACTGGGCCGCAAGCCGGGCCTGGTGGTGATGACCAACTCGCTGAGCGTGGCCAACGCCCTGCGCGAACTGGAGCGTGAACCGGTACTGCTGATGACCGGCGGAACCTGGGATCCGCACTCCGAGTCCTTCCAGGGCCAGGTGGCCGAACAGGTGCTGCGCTCCTACGATTTCGATCAGTTGTTCATCGGCGCCACCGGCCTCGACCTGGAGCGCGGCACCACCACGTTCAACGAACTGCTGGGGCTGAGCCGGGTAATGGCCGAGGTCGCCCGCGAGGTGATCGTCATGGCCGAAGCCGACAAGCTGGGCCGACGCATTCCCAACCTGGAGCTGCCGTGGAGCAGCGTCCAGACCCTGATAACCGACGAGCGCTTGAGCGATGAAGCGTTCGAACTGATCCAGGCGCGTGGCGTGAAAGTGATCCGCGCACGCTGCGAAGACTGA
- the glmS gene encoding glutamine--fructose-6-phosphate transaminase (isomerizing), which translates to MCGIVGAIAERNVTPILVEGLKRLEYRGYDSAGVAVVDASGALDRRRRAGKVSSLEQAIEEQPLAGRLGIAHTRWATHGAPTEGNAHPHFSHGELAVVHNGIIENHEALREMLKARGYVFTSQTDTEVIVHLLHLRLTEMGDLTVALKATVKELHGAYGLAVISAKQPDRILAARSGSPLVVGLGHGENFLASDQLALRQVTDRFIYLEEGDIAEIRRDSVQLWDVKGNPVQREAVRYHEGAEAADKGEYRHFMLKEIHEQPSVVQRTLEGRLGTGQVLVDNFGPQARELLAKVRTVQIVACGTSYHAGMVARYWLESLTGIPCQVEVASEFRYRKVAVHPDSLFVTISQSGETADTLAALRYAKELGFLASLSICNVATSSLVRESDMTLLTNAGPEIGVASTKAFTTQLVALLLLTLGIGQVQKRLNDGVEAELVNELRRLPTRLEEALAMDKVVEKVSELFAEKHHTLFLGRGAQYPVAMEGALKLKEISYIHAEAYPAGELKHGPLALVDADMPVVTVAPNNELLEKLKSNLQEVRARGGELVVFAEGGSGISNGEGTHVVGMPAIHDCLAPILYTVPLQLLSYYVAVLKGTDVDQPRNLAKSVTVE; encoded by the coding sequence ATGTGTGGAATCGTAGGCGCCATCGCCGAACGTAACGTGACCCCGATCCTCGTCGAGGGCCTCAAGCGCCTCGAATACCGTGGCTATGACAGCGCCGGGGTGGCGGTGGTGGACGCCAGTGGCGCACTGGATCGCCGCCGCCGCGCCGGCAAGGTGTCCAGCCTGGAGCAGGCCATCGAGGAGCAGCCGCTGGCTGGCCGCCTGGGCATCGCCCATACCCGCTGGGCCACCCACGGCGCGCCCACCGAGGGCAATGCCCACCCGCACTTCTCCCACGGCGAACTGGCGGTGGTGCACAACGGCATCATCGAGAATCACGAGGCGCTGCGCGAAATGCTCAAGGCGCGCGGCTACGTGTTCACCTCGCAGACCGACACCGAGGTCATCGTCCATCTGCTGCACCTGCGGCTGACCGAGATGGGCGACCTCACGGTTGCGCTCAAGGCGACGGTCAAGGAGCTGCATGGCGCCTATGGCCTGGCGGTGATCAGCGCCAAGCAACCGGACCGCATCCTCGCCGCGCGCAGCGGCAGTCCGCTGGTGGTCGGCCTGGGCCACGGCGAGAACTTCCTCGCCTCCGACCAGTTGGCGCTGCGCCAGGTGACCGACCGCTTCATCTACCTGGAAGAAGGCGATATCGCCGAGATCCGCCGCGACAGCGTCCAGCTGTGGGATGTGAAGGGCAACCCGGTGCAGCGCGAGGCCGTGCGCTACCACGAAGGCGCCGAGGCCGCCGACAAGGGCGAGTATCGCCACTTCATGCTCAAGGAGATCCATGAGCAGCCGTCCGTGGTGCAGCGCACCCTGGAAGGCCGTCTGGGCACCGGGCAGGTGCTGGTGGATAACTTCGGCCCGCAGGCCCGCGAGCTGCTGGCCAAGGTGCGCACCGTGCAGATCGTTGCTTGCGGCACCAGCTACCACGCCGGCATGGTCGCCCGTTACTGGCTGGAAAGCCTGACCGGCATTCCCTGTCAGGTCGAAGTCGCCAGCGAGTTCCGCTACCGCAAGGTGGCGGTGCACCCGGACTCCCTGTTCGTCACCATCTCCCAGTCCGGCGAAACCGCCGACACCCTGGCCGCGCTGCGCTATGCCAAGGAGCTGGGCTTCCTCGCAAGCCTCTCGATCTGCAACGTCGCCACCAGTTCGCTGGTGCGCGAGTCGGACATGACCCTGCTGACCAACGCCGGCCCGGAAATCGGCGTGGCGTCCACCAAGGCCTTCACCACCCAGCTGGTTGCCCTGTTGCTGCTGACCCTCGGCATCGGCCAGGTGCAGAAGCGCCTGAACGACGGCGTCGAAGCCGAACTGGTGAACGAGCTGCGTCGCCTGCCGACTCGCCTGGAAGAGGCGCTGGCGATGGACAAGGTGGTGGAGAAGGTCAGCGAGCTGTTCGCCGAGAAGCACCACACCCTGTTCCTTGGTCGTGGCGCGCAGTACCCGGTGGCGATGGAAGGCGCGCTGAAGCTCAAGGAGATCTCCTACATCCATGCCGAAGCCTACCCGGCCGGCGAGCTCAAGCACGGCCCGCTGGCCCTGGTGGACGCCGACATGCCGGTGGTCACCGTGGCGCCGAACAACGAACTGCTGGAAAAGCTCAAGTCCAACCTGCAGGAAGTCCGCGCCCGTGGCGGCGAGCTGGTGGTCTTCGCCGAGGGCGGCAGCGGTATCTCCAATGGCGAGGGCACCCACGTGGTGGGCATGCCGGCGATCCACGACTGCCTGGCGCCGATCCTCTACACCGTGCCGCTGCAGTTGCTGTCCTACTACGTCGCCGTGCTCAAGGGCACCGACGTCGACCAGCCGCGCAACCTGGCCAAGTCTGTGACCGTGGAATAA